From a region of the Thermus caldilimi genome:
- a CDS encoding acetaldehyde dehydrogenase (acetylating), translating to MDKVKVAILGSGNIGTDLMYKLLRNPRHMELVAVVGIDPASEGLARARALGLEASSEGIAYLLERPEIQIVFDATSAKAHVRHAKLLREAGKIAIDLTPAARGPYVVPPVNLKEHLDKDNVNLITCGGQATIPLVYAVHRVVPLRYAEMVSTVASRSAGPGTRQNIDEFTFTTARGLEAIGGAEEGKAIIILNPAEPPIFMTNTVRVIPKGEVDREAVVASVRAMEQEVQAYVPGYHLKADPVFELLPTPWGERTVVSMLLEVEGAGDYLPKYAGNLDIMTASARRVGEVFAQHLLGRSVEEVRA from the coding sequence ATGGACAAAGTTAAGGTGGCGATCCTAGGATCTGGCAACATCGGTACGGACCTTATGTACAAGCTCTTAAGGAACCCCAGGCACATGGAGCTGGTAGCGGTAGTGGGCATAGACCCGGCTTCTGAGGGGCTGGCTCGGGCTAGGGCCTTGGGCCTGGAGGCAAGCTCTGAGGGAATCGCCTACCTTCTGGAGAGGCCGGAGATCCAAATCGTTTTTGACGCCACCAGCGCCAAGGCCCATGTGCGCCATGCCAAGCTGTTGCGTGAGGCGGGGAAGATCGCCATAGACCTCACCCCAGCGGCCCGGGGTCCTTATGTGGTCCCCCCGGTGAACCTCAAGGAACATCTGGACAAGGACAACGTGAACCTCATCACTTGCGGAGGGCAGGCCACCATTCCCCTGGTCTACGCAGTGCACCGGGTGGTCCCTTTGCGCTATGCGGAGATGGTTTCCACTGTAGCTTCCCGTTCTGCAGGGCCAGGGACTAGGCAGAACATAGATGAGTTCACCTTCACCACTGCCCGGGGCCTGGAGGCCATCGGAGGGGCTGAAGAGGGCAAGGCCATCATTATTCTGAACCCCGCGGAGCCCCCCATCTTCATGACGAACACTGTGCGGGTGATCCCCAAGGGAGAGGTGGACCGGGAAGCGGTGGTGGCCAGTGTCCGCGCCATGGAGCAGGAAGTGCAGGCCTATGTGCCGGGGTACCACCTCAAGGCAGACCCGGTCTTTGAGCTCCTTCCCACTCCCTGGGGGGAACGCACGGTGGTCTCCATGCTTCTCGAGGTGGAGGGAGCGGGGGACTACCTACCCAAATATGCGGGAAACCTGGACATCATGACCGCTTCTGCCCGGCGGGTAGGGGAGGTTTTCGCCCAGCACCTTCTAGGCAGGAGCGTGGAGGAGGTGAGAGCATGA
- a CDS encoding IclR family transcriptional regulator, with the protein MLGTVQKVGEVLELFTRERPEWGVSEAAKALGIPKSSAHSLLATLAQIGFLKRTREGRYRLGWRILALSQVLLSTSSWRGEARRAMEELVARFGETTHLAVLECGRVVYVEKLEGTRAVRVVNTGVGVELPAHCSAVGKVLLAFRSWEEVERIMAEQGMPAFTPNTITTLDELKTELQAVRERGYAYDIEEVVPELCCVAAPIRDHTGEVVAALSLSVPFYRFQQLKEEYRRSVLEVTHRVSERLGYMGGDTWTKLRWRS; encoded by the coding sequence ATGCTGGGAACGGTGCAGAAGGTGGGGGAAGTGTTGGAGCTCTTCACGCGAGAGCGTCCCGAGTGGGGAGTGAGCGAGGCGGCCAAGGCCCTGGGCATTCCCAAATCCAGCGCTCACTCTCTTTTGGCCACCCTAGCCCAGATCGGATTTTTGAAGCGGACCCGGGAGGGAAGGTACCGGTTGGGCTGGCGGATCCTAGCCCTCTCCCAGGTACTCCTCTCCACCAGTTCCTGGCGGGGGGAAGCTCGGAGAGCCATGGAGGAACTGGTGGCCCGCTTTGGGGAGACCACCCACCTGGCGGTCTTGGAGTGTGGCCGGGTGGTGTACGTGGAGAAGCTGGAGGGGACCCGGGCGGTGCGGGTGGTGAATACGGGGGTTGGGGTGGAGCTCCCCGCCCACTGCAGCGCGGTGGGCAAGGTACTCCTAGCCTTTCGGTCTTGGGAGGAGGTGGAAAGGATTATGGCCGAGCAGGGCATGCCCGCCTTCACCCCCAACACCATCACTACCCTGGATGAGCTTAAAACTGAGCTCCAGGCGGTGCGGGAGCGGGGGTACGCTTACGACATAGAGGAGGTGGTCCCGGAGCTCTGCTGTGTGGCGGCCCCCATCCGGGACCACACGGGGGAGGTGGTGGCTGCTCTAAGCCTCTCCGTACCCTTTTACCGGTTCCAGCAGCTCAAGGAAGAGTACCGAAGGAGCGTTCTGGAGGTGACCCATCGGGTTTCCGAGCGGCTTGGCTATATGGGAGGAGACACATGGACAAAGTTAAGGTGGCGATCCTAG
- a CDS encoding carboxymuconolactone decarboxylase family protein, whose amino-acid sequence MPLEELEHLRERYRELIGFVPPRIQARTDLLARLDPETLRMQEALRARLMYPPCFDVKTAQLMLFGMLLMDLSDAARLHAIAARRAGASYEELNAVVGLAFLFRGLPAANRGAEVIQEILRMEEEGRL is encoded by the coding sequence ATGCCCCTCGAAGAATTGGAGCACCTTAGGGAGCGCTACCGCGAGCTCATCGGCTTCGTGCCCCCTCGGATCCAGGCACGCACTGACCTCCTGGCCCGCCTGGACCCCGAAACCCTGAGGATGCAAGAGGCGCTTCGCGCCCGGCTCATGTACCCCCCCTGCTTTGACGTGAAGACGGCCCAGCTCATGCTCTTCGGCATGCTCCTCATGGACCTTTCCGACGCCGCCCGGCTCCACGCTATTGCCGCCCGCCGGGCTGGGGCCAGCTACGAGGAGCTCAACGCCGTGGTGGGGCTAGCCTTTCTCTTCAGGGGTCTACCCGCCGCCAACCGCGGGGCAGAGGTAATCCAGGAAATCCTGCGCATGGAGGAAGAAGGGAGGCTTTGA
- a CDS encoding catechol 2,3-dioxygenase, translating to MEGFDITQLAHAEIYTPNPEGTLWFFTELLGMEITAREGQSVYLRAYEDWYHHSLKVTEAREAGLGHIAWRTASPEALARRVQALEASGLGQGWSEGDLGHGPAYRFRTPDGHQMELLFDVAYYEAPPEKRSKLKNRPSKRPLRGVPVRRIDHVNCLCAEVTPNRRFFEEVLGFRLREQKVRGEGEELGAWLSVSPLVHEIGLMRDASGSKGRFHHIAFWYGYPQHLMDLADLCMDYDISIEAGPGKHGTTQAYFMYVFEPGGTRVELFGDTGYLIFDPTWKTVVWDVTNVNDLEKSTIWFGGQLPETFYTYGTPPVREKAGV from the coding sequence ATGGAAGGGTTCGACATCACACAGCTGGCACATGCGGAGATATACACCCCTAACCCCGAGGGCACCCTGTGGTTTTTCACCGAGCTCCTGGGAATGGAGATAACCGCTCGGGAGGGTCAGTCCGTTTATCTGAGGGCCTATGAGGACTGGTACCACCACAGCCTTAAGGTCACCGAAGCCAGGGAAGCCGGTCTAGGGCACATCGCCTGGCGCACCGCCTCCCCCGAAGCCCTGGCACGCCGGGTGCAGGCCCTCGAGGCCTCAGGTCTGGGCCAAGGTTGGAGCGAGGGGGACCTGGGCCACGGCCCCGCCTACCGCTTCCGCACCCCGGATGGACACCAGATGGAGCTCCTCTTTGATGTAGCCTACTACGAAGCCCCGCCGGAAAAGCGGAGCAAACTGAAAAACCGACCTTCTAAACGCCCATTAAGGGGCGTACCCGTCCGGCGCATAGACCACGTGAACTGCCTCTGTGCTGAGGTCACGCCCAATCGCCGCTTCTTTGAGGAAGTCCTAGGGTTCAGGCTCCGGGAGCAAAAGGTGCGAGGCGAAGGAGAAGAACTCGGGGCCTGGCTCTCGGTGAGCCCCCTGGTCCATGAGATCGGGCTCATGCGGGACGCCAGCGGTTCTAAGGGGCGCTTCCACCACATCGCCTTCTGGTACGGCTACCCTCAGCACCTCATGGACTTGGCGGATCTATGCATGGACTACGACATTAGCATAGAGGCCGGGCCCGGCAAGCACGGCACCACCCAGGCCTACTTCATGTACGTCTTTGAACCCGGGGGCACCCGGGTGGAGCTCTTCGGGGATACCGGCTACCTCATCTTTGACCCCACCTGGAAGACTGTGGTTTGGGACGTGACCAATGTGAACGATCTGGAAAAGAGCACCATCTGGTTTGGGGGACAACTACCGGAAACCTTCTACACCTATGGCACCCCACCCGTACGGGAGAAAGCTGGGGTGTAG
- a CDS encoding ABC transporter substrate-binding protein: protein MGKVNRRKVVKVGLGLAGLAVSSRFSFGFAQREEAIRIGVVLSYSGPYARLGQEITRGMELFLERVGYQAGGRRIQLLKEDEEADPAVAVRKVRKLVEQDRVHLLAGIILSSSAYGIRDYVHERQIPLVVANAAANGITRERRSPYIFRTSISAWQQHYPMGPWVAKNVGKRVFLLALDYAFGKEATAAFKEGFLASGGEPVAEVYIPLGSTDYSAVISRIAAARPEAVFAVLSGSDAVIFMRQFAQFGLNRTVQLAVSGEVTDESVLEAIGEAAIGAKSGDHWVYTLNNSANREFIRTYRQKYGGVPNHFAVRGYDAMQFIVGALNDVQGDVSNRSRLLTAFKNAKIISPRGFVQIDPETNNATQHVYARETARIDGVLTNRLIADLGVIRDPGK from the coding sequence ATGGGTAAGGTTAACCGCAGGAAGGTGGTCAAGGTAGGGCTCGGGCTTGCAGGGCTAGCAGTTTCCTCCCGATTCTCCTTTGGCTTCGCCCAACGAGAGGAAGCCATCCGCATCGGGGTGGTGCTCTCCTACTCTGGCCCCTATGCACGGCTTGGACAGGAGATCACCCGTGGCATGGAGCTTTTCTTGGAGAGGGTGGGCTACCAGGCCGGAGGGCGCCGGATCCAACTCCTAAAGGAGGACGAAGAGGCCGACCCTGCCGTGGCTGTGCGGAAGGTGCGCAAGCTGGTAGAGCAAGACCGGGTGCACCTTCTTGCGGGCATTATCCTCTCCTCTTCAGCCTACGGCATCCGGGACTACGTGCACGAGCGACAGATCCCCTTGGTGGTGGCTAACGCTGCCGCCAACGGCATCACCCGGGAACGCCGTAGCCCCTACATCTTCCGCACCTCCATCAGCGCCTGGCAGCAGCACTACCCCATGGGTCCCTGGGTGGCCAAAAACGTAGGCAAGAGGGTCTTCCTCCTGGCCCTGGACTATGCCTTTGGCAAGGAAGCCACCGCCGCCTTCAAGGAGGGCTTCCTGGCCTCAGGGGGTGAGCCGGTGGCAGAGGTGTACATACCCCTGGGAAGCACGGACTATAGCGCCGTAATCTCCCGCATCGCTGCCGCTCGGCCCGAGGCGGTGTTCGCTGTTCTTTCGGGCAGTGATGCCGTGATCTTTATGCGCCAGTTTGCCCAGTTCGGTCTGAACCGCACGGTGCAGCTGGCAGTGAGCGGGGAGGTCACGGATGAGAGCGTCCTCGAAGCTATCGGGGAAGCGGCCATCGGGGCCAAGAGCGGGGACCACTGGGTCTACACCCTCAACAACTCCGCCAACCGGGAATTCATCCGCACCTACCGGCAGAAGTACGGGGGTGTGCCCAACCACTTCGCCGTGCGAGGCTACGACGCCATGCAGTTCATCGTGGGGGCCCTAAACGACGTGCAGGGAGATGTGTCCAATAGAAGCCGCCTCCTCACCGCTTTTAAGAACGCCAAGATCATCAGTCCTCGAGGCTTCGTGCAGATTGACCCAGAAACCAACAACGCCACCCAGCACGTCTACGCACGGGAAACGGCCCGGATTGACGGTGTCCTCACCAACCGCCTCATCGCCGACCTGGGCGTGATCCGCGACCCTGGTAAGTAG
- a CDS encoding branched-chain amino acid ABC transporter permease yields the protein MALLLLTQLLNSLAFAMLLFLLALGLSLIFGVARVVNLAHGAFYMLGAYLGLVLIQALDNFWLALFLVPLGVGLLGIMVERFLLRGLHGRELEQVLLTIGLGFMIADLLRGVFGAAIRSVPPPPELSGPLFLGAFLYPKYPLFVLGLGVTLFLAVRLVLARTPFGVQVRAVTADPGMASALGIPPARISLFTFGVGTALAGLGGVVGAPLIALAPGLDAQMTLFALIVVVIGGLGRIEGAFWGALLVGLVDGFGRLFLPQAAMFLIFAFMALVLALKPEGLLGRRVA from the coding sequence ATGGCCCTCCTCCTCCTAACCCAGCTTCTCAACAGCCTGGCCTTTGCCATGCTCCTTTTCCTCCTGGCCCTAGGCCTTTCCCTGATCTTCGGGGTAGCCCGAGTGGTGAACCTGGCCCACGGAGCCTTCTACATGCTGGGAGCCTACCTGGGATTGGTCCTGATTCAGGCCCTAGACAACTTCTGGCTGGCCCTTTTTCTGGTTCCCCTGGGGGTGGGGCTCCTCGGGATCATGGTGGAGCGCTTCCTCCTACGGGGGCTCCACGGGAGGGAACTGGAACAGGTGCTTCTCACCATTGGCCTGGGGTTCATGATCGCCGACCTCCTGCGTGGGGTCTTTGGAGCGGCCATCCGCTCGGTGCCCCCACCCCCGGAACTCTCGGGCCCCCTCTTCCTGGGAGCCTTCCTGTACCCCAAGTATCCCCTTTTCGTCCTGGGCCTGGGGGTAACCCTCTTCCTGGCCGTGCGCCTGGTACTGGCCAGGACACCCTTTGGCGTCCAAGTCCGGGCGGTAACGGCCGACCCAGGCATGGCCAGCGCCCTGGGCATCCCGCCAGCCCGGATCAGCCTCTTCACCTTCGGGGTGGGCACGGCCCTCGCGGGCCTTGGGGGCGTGGTGGGAGCCCCCCTCATCGCCTTAGCCCCTGGCCTAGACGCTCAAATGACCCTCTTCGCCCTAATCGTCGTGGTTATTGGGGGGCTCGGGCGGATAGAAGGGGCCTTCTGGGGGGCACTCCTGGTGGGACTAGTGGACGGGTTTGGTCGACTTTTCCTGCCCCAGGCGGCCATGTTCCTCATCTTCGCCTTCATGGCCCTGGTCCTAGCCCTAAAACCCGAGGGTCTCCTCGGACGGAGGGTCGCATGA